A genomic stretch from Actinomycetota bacterium includes:
- the lysF gene encoding homoaconitase: protein MTRHQTVVEAIAQTHLAAGAQSGPVKAGDFVTIRPDHVLTHDNTAPVLKKFLTMGATRVSDPGQPVFAIDHDIQNTSEANLAKYRKIEEFARSQGVDFHAPGEGIGHQIMVEQGYVTPGSFVVASDSHANMYGALGAIGTPVVRTDAAAIWATGEFWWQIPRSVRVELVGELPEGATGKDVILILCGLYSHGEVLNAAVEFTGPGVKSLSMDARFTISNMTTEWGALVGWFPVDETTLDYLEWRRAVLESQGRRRLTQNVSDTVSGHLAGDPQAHYAAHILFDLGEVTPHINGPDTVQATRSVAGFREQAVPIDKAYLLSCVNSRFEDLAAAAEELEGKHVADGVELYFAAASREVQERAEASGHWQAILDAGGRPLPPGCGPCIGLGAGLLEPGEVGISATNRNFKGRMGSRDAEAYLASPQVVAASAVAGHICGAGDWPDRAPRRNIDVTSRSVASRASKVTIQEGFPPRVEGRIVLLTQDNINTDGIYGKDYTYRDDMTPEAMARVVMENYDPEFASMIQPGDILVGGENFGTGSSREQAATALQAAGIAMVIAASYSQTYLRNAFNNGFVCIECPELVAYLREKFTAPVDAEVRSVFTDDALSVDFTSGEVSFDEHIFPFPVLSEVPQSLVAAGGLENAVRLQLSVT from the coding sequence GTGACCCGGCACCAGACGGTCGTTGAGGCGATAGCGCAAACCCATCTTGCCGCCGGTGCCCAGAGTGGACCGGTCAAGGCCGGTGACTTTGTGACCATTCGCCCCGACCACGTCCTGACCCACGACAACACCGCTCCCGTGCTGAAGAAATTCTTGACGATGGGAGCGACACGAGTCTCGGACCCGGGACAACCCGTGTTCGCGATCGACCACGACATTCAGAACACATCGGAGGCCAATCTGGCCAAGTACCGCAAGATCGAGGAGTTCGCCAGGAGCCAGGGTGTCGATTTCCATGCTCCTGGTGAAGGAATCGGACACCAGATCATGGTCGAGCAAGGCTATGTCACTCCTGGTTCATTCGTCGTCGCGTCCGACTCGCATGCAAACATGTACGGCGCTCTCGGGGCGATCGGAACACCCGTCGTACGCACCGATGCCGCAGCAATCTGGGCCACGGGGGAGTTCTGGTGGCAGATTCCGCGCAGCGTTCGTGTCGAGTTGGTGGGAGAGCTTCCCGAGGGGGCAACGGGCAAAGACGTGATTCTCATCCTCTGCGGCCTCTACTCCCACGGTGAGGTGCTCAACGCCGCCGTCGAATTCACAGGTCCCGGAGTGAAGAGCCTCAGCATGGATGCACGGTTCACCATCTCGAATATGACGACCGAATGGGGTGCCCTCGTCGGATGGTTCCCGGTCGACGAAACGACGCTGGACTACCTCGAGTGGCGGCGTGCCGTCCTTGAGTCACAAGGACGCAGGCGGCTGACCCAGAACGTCTCAGATACGGTGTCCGGCCACCTTGCCGGAGATCCGCAGGCCCACTACGCAGCACACATCCTGTTCGACCTCGGCGAAGTCACACCCCACATCAACGGTCCCGATACCGTGCAGGCCACCCGGTCGGTCGCAGGGTTCAGAGAACAGGCCGTGCCCATCGACAAGGCCTACCTGCTGTCCTGTGTGAATTCACGTTTCGAAGACCTTGCCGCTGCCGCGGAAGAACTCGAAGGCAAACACGTCGCCGACGGTGTCGAGCTCTACTTTGCTGCGGCCAGCCGGGAAGTACAGGAGCGTGCCGAAGCTTCGGGACACTGGCAGGCGATCCTCGATGCGGGTGGGCGGCCGTTGCCACCCGGGTGCGGTCCGTGTATCGGTCTCGGGGCCGGTCTCCTCGAACCGGGTGAGGTCGGAATCTCTGCGACGAACCGTAACTTCAAGGGCCGTATGGGCTCACGCGACGCAGAGGCGTATCTCGCCAGCCCCCAGGTGGTGGCCGCCTCGGCCGTGGCCGGCCATATCTGTGGTGCGGGCGATTGGCCCGATCGCGCTCCCCGGAGAAACATCGACGTTACGAGTCGCTCCGTTGCGAGCCGGGCCAGCAAGGTGACGATCCAAGAAGGCTTCCCCCCTCGGGTGGAGGGCCGGATCGTGTTGCTGACCCAGGACAACATCAATACGGATGGCATCTACGGCAAGGACTACACCTACCGCGACGACATGACACCCGAAGCCATGGCCCGGGTCGTCATGGAGAACTACGACCCGGAGTTCGCTTCCATGATCCAACCGGGTGACATTCTCGTCGGCGGTGAGAACTTCGGAACGGGCTCCAGTCGCGAGCAGGCGGCGACTGCTCTTCAGGCGGCGGGCATCGCCATGGTGATCGCTGCAAGCTATTCACAGACCTACCTGCGCAACGCGTTCAACAACGGCTTCGTGTGCATCGAATGCCCGGAACTCGTCGCGTACCTGCGGGAGAAGTTCACGGCACCCGTCGACGCCGAAGTCAGGTCCGTCTTCACGGACGACGCCCTGAGTGTCGACTTCACGTCCGGGGAGGTCTCGTTCGACGAGCACATCTTCCCATTTCCCGTGCTCAGCGAGGTTCCGCAATCTCTCGTGGCTGCCGGCGGCCTGGAAAACGCCGTTCGCCTACAACTTTCAGTGACATGA
- a CDS encoding isocitrate/isopropylmalate dehydrogenase family protein, translated as MTRRTVVTMPGDGIGALVLPEAIRILDAVGFEADYVQADIGWECWRERGNPLPQATIDLLAEHKLGLFGAITSKPKAAAEAELAPELRGKGHVYFSPIVGLRQRFGLDVCVRPCRSYAGNPLNFVRQTANGVEEPPVDAVIFRQNTEGLYAGVEWTDPPREVLEALATHPKFAPFTGIPAADLAISTRVFSRNACRRIVRAAFEYAAKHGYRSVTVCEKPNVLRETSGMLEDVAKEIGAEYPNIERWSTNIDAQMMWLTKNPENYGVLVAGNLFGDIISDGFAGLVGGLGFACSGNIGDEVAVFEPTHGSAPKYAELVPSIVNPIAMILTAAMLLDHVGEEEKATRVREAVGKVIAEGAVRTYDMMHLPGGPGVVDAGAAATSEMTDAILDAL; from the coding sequence ATGACTCGAAGGACCGTCGTGACGATGCCAGGTGACGGCATCGGCGCCCTTGTACTCCCAGAAGCGATTCGCATCCTTGATGCGGTCGGTTTCGAAGCAGACTACGTGCAGGCCGACATCGGCTGGGAGTGCTGGCGGGAACGGGGCAACCCACTCCCGCAGGCCACGATCGATCTCCTCGCCGAGCACAAGCTCGGCTTGTTCGGTGCGATCACCTCCAAGCCCAAGGCGGCGGCGGAAGCCGAGCTCGCGCCCGAGCTACGCGGGAAGGGTCATGTGTACTTCAGTCCCATCGTTGGGCTTCGTCAACGTTTCGGCCTCGACGTCTGTGTGCGACCCTGTCGCTCCTACGCAGGAAACCCGCTCAACTTCGTCCGGCAAACTGCCAACGGTGTCGAGGAGCCGCCGGTCGATGCGGTGATCTTTCGCCAGAACACCGAAGGCCTCTACGCGGGCGTCGAATGGACGGATCCCCCCCGCGAGGTCCTGGAGGCGCTGGCAACCCATCCCAAATTTGCTCCGTTCACCGGCATTCCCGCCGCAGACCTGGCGATTTCCACTCGCGTGTTCTCACGGAACGCATGCCGGCGCATCGTCCGTGCCGCATTCGAATACGCCGCAAAGCACGGCTATCGATCGGTTACGGTCTGCGAGAAGCCCAACGTCTTGAGAGAGACATCCGGCATGCTCGAGGATGTTGCCAAAGAGATCGGGGCCGAATACCCGAACATCGAGCGGTGGTCCACGAACATCGACGCCCAGATGATGTGGCTCACCAAGAACCCGGAGAATTACGGTGTCCTCGTGGCAGGGAACCTGTTCGGCGACATCATCTCCGACGGCTTTGCCGGCCTCGTAGGGGGCCTCGGCTTCGCCTGCTCGGGCAACATCGGGGACGAGGTGGCGGTGTTCGAGCCGACACACGGTTCCGCGCCCAAGTACGCCGAGCTGGTTCCGTCGATCGTCAACCCCATCGCCATGATCCTGACTGCCGCCATGTTGCTCGATCACGTCGGCGAAGAGGAGAAGGCCACCCGGGTCAGAGAAGCAGTCGGCAAGGTCATCGCTGAGGGCGCGGTTCGGACCTACGACATGATGCACCTTCCCGGTGGGCCGGGGGTGGTCGACGCGGGCGCCGCCGCCACCTCCGAGATGACCGACGCGATCCTGGACGCCTTGTGA
- a CDS encoding citrate lyase subunit gamma has product MTGRSAEAGFAGRGVRSDLRVKIEEREDGGLTVDLQSKVEAYYGAAIRDQVRDELEHLGVENATVTIQDMGALPFTIAARVETAALRAGLLEDKALDAVPEPDRVPTERGRVRRSRLYLPGNDPKYMVNAGLYGPDAVILDLEDSVHPAEKDSARLLVANAVRHVDFAGAEIMVRINQLPAGLEDLAAVIPSGPDLILIPKVEDPAEVQEVDRTITTMLETLEWHRSIWIMPILESALGIESAFDIARSCDRVVALTVGLEDLMADLGVSGSAKEQATHYARARIVNAAVAASVQPIDSVYADVSDLDGLTSWCERSKALGFQGMGCLHPRQIPIVHDAFAPTPKEIERAQAIVAAFEQAQKEGLAIVSIGSKMIDAPIVQRAAKIVEQARALGLLLEEGSGQ; this is encoded by the coding sequence GTGACCGGGCGAAGCGCCGAGGCGGGCTTTGCAGGCCGCGGTGTCCGTTCAGATCTGCGCGTCAAGATCGAAGAGCGAGAGGATGGGGGTCTCACGGTCGATCTGCAGTCCAAGGTCGAGGCCTATTACGGCGCCGCGATCCGAGATCAGGTCCGCGACGAGTTGGAACACCTCGGCGTCGAGAACGCGACAGTGACCATTCAGGACATGGGAGCGCTTCCCTTCACCATTGCTGCACGGGTCGAGACTGCGGCCCTCAGGGCCGGGCTCCTCGAAGACAAGGCGCTCGATGCGGTTCCCGAACCCGACCGCGTTCCGACGGAGCGCGGTCGAGTTCGGCGGTCACGGCTCTATCTTCCCGGCAACGATCCAAAGTACATGGTCAACGCCGGCCTGTATGGTCCGGACGCCGTCATCCTGGATCTGGAGGACTCGGTGCACCCGGCAGAGAAGGACAGCGCCCGCCTTCTGGTCGCCAATGCCGTTCGCCACGTGGATTTCGCCGGGGCAGAGATCATGGTTCGCATCAATCAGCTTCCGGCCGGGTTGGAGGACCTGGCAGCGGTGATTCCCAGTGGACCGGATCTGATCCTCATCCCGAAAGTGGAGGACCCGGCAGAGGTCCAAGAGGTCGACCGGACGATTACCACCATGCTCGAGACACTGGAGTGGCACCGGTCGATCTGGATCATGCCGATCCTCGAGTCTGCACTCGGAATCGAATCGGCCTTCGATATCGCACGGTCTTGCGACAGGGTCGTCGCGCTCACCGTGGGGCTGGAAGATCTGATGGCGGACCTCGGAGTATCCGGATCGGCCAAGGAGCAGGCGACACACTACGCACGGGCCCGCATCGTCAATGCCGCAGTCGCCGCGAGTGTCCAGCCCATCGACTCGGTCTATGCCGACGTATCCGATCTCGATGGGCTGACGTCGTGGTGTGAGCGGTCGAAGGCGCTGGGATTCCAGGGCATGGGCTGTCTCCATCCACGACAGATACCGATCGTTCACGACGCGTTTGCCCCCACCCCAAAGGAGATCGAACGTGCCCAGGCGATCGTTGCTGCCTTTGAACAAGCCCAGAAAGAAGGCTTGGCCATCGTAAGTATCGGATCCAAGATGATCGATGCACCGATCGTGCAACGAGCCGCGAAGATCGTCGAGCAGGCTCGAGCGCTGGGCCTCTTGCTCGAAGAGGGGAGCGGGCAATGA
- a CDS encoding citrate lyase subunit alpha (citrate-ACP transferase, the alpha subunit catalyzes the formation of (3S)-citryl-CoA from acetyl-CoA and citrate): MTAGFTENAAGRIVPTVVNGHEQTPYRGIGRHRPVGNKAGPPIRVSSDYPVNGDKRVASLQEALERCGLADGMVVSTHHHLRNGDRVALSLLNTAKDMGIRDLTWFPSASFPCHEPVIDLMEAGVVHHIEGSMNGPLGEYCSKGKMRGLGVLRSHGGRWQAISDGEIHIDIAVIAAPCADMFGNANGARGKSACGSLGFALADSLYADHVIVVTDGLVPFPCVPWQIQGNNVDYVVEVPSIGDPSKIVSGTTQITKSPDRLIIAEFAARFVRDAGILRDGFSFQAGAGGISLAFTAFLADMMRDAGATARFVRGGSTRVLVDMLQEGLTDYILDGQTFDLSGIQSIATDPRHVATSPFTSYNFNGKGNFASMVDAVVLGATEVDVDFNANVVTHSDGRLLHGIGGWQNCLFAGCTILAMPSFRDRNPVIRDRVTTLTGPGELIDVVVTERGIAINPRRQDLIDATKASDLPIVDIRRLQADVEHICGGKPEPAVLTDQPVAVIKWVDGTVLDTVWQPRVDPDPHS, from the coding sequence ATGACGGCCGGATTCACCGAGAACGCTGCAGGTCGGATCGTTCCGACCGTCGTAAACGGCCATGAGCAGACCCCATACCGGGGCATCGGCCGCCACCGCCCGGTCGGCAACAAGGCAGGACCGCCGATCCGGGTCTCGTCCGACTATCCGGTCAACGGAGACAAGCGGGTCGCATCCCTGCAGGAGGCTCTCGAACGGTGCGGCCTGGCCGACGGGATGGTCGTCTCCACCCATCATCACCTTCGCAACGGAGATCGCGTTGCTCTCAGCCTCCTCAACACCGCGAAGGACATGGGAATCCGCGACCTGACCTGGTTCCCGAGCGCATCATTCCCCTGCCACGAACCCGTGATCGACCTGATGGAGGCCGGCGTCGTCCACCATATCGAGGGCAGCATGAACGGGCCGCTGGGGGAGTACTGCTCGAAAGGAAAGATGCGTGGACTGGGCGTACTTCGCTCGCACGGCGGCCGGTGGCAGGCAATCTCCGACGGAGAGATACACATCGATATCGCAGTGATCGCCGCTCCATGCGCAGACATGTTCGGCAATGCGAACGGCGCACGCGGCAAGTCGGCGTGCGGATCCCTTGGCTTCGCCCTTGCAGATTCCCTGTATGCCGATCACGTCATCGTCGTTACCGACGGCCTCGTCCCCTTCCCGTGCGTTCCCTGGCAGATACAGGGCAACAACGTCGACTACGTCGTCGAGGTGCCTTCGATCGGGGACCCGAGCAAGATCGTCTCCGGCACGACACAGATCACCAAGAGCCCGGACCGACTGATCATCGCCGAGTTCGCGGCGCGGTTCGTTCGGGATGCGGGCATCTTGCGTGATGGCTTCTCGTTCCAGGCAGGAGCCGGGGGCATCTCACTCGCTTTCACGGCGTTCCTCGCGGACATGATGCGAGACGCCGGCGCCACTGCACGGTTCGTCCGCGGAGGCTCCACGCGTGTGCTGGTGGACATGTTGCAGGAAGGCCTGACGGACTACATCCTCGATGGTCAGACGTTCGACCTCAGCGGCATCCAATCCATTGCGACAGACCCGCGCCACGTGGCGACCTCACCGTTCACTTCGTACAACTTCAATGGCAAAGGCAACTTCGCGAGCATGGTCGATGCCGTCGTTCTCGGTGCAACCGAGGTGGACGTCGATTTCAACGCCAACGTGGTGACACACTCCGACGGACGTCTCTTGCACGGTATCGGGGGTTGGCAGAACTGCCTGTTCGCCGGCTGCACGATTTTGGCGATGCCGTCATTTCGGGACCGGAACCCTGTCATACGTGATCGAGTGACGACGCTCACGGGGCCGGGCGAACTCATCGATGTCGTAGTCACCGAGCGCGGTATCGCCATCAATCCGAGGCGCCAGGATCTGATCGATGCCACAAAGGCCTCTGATCTTCCCATCGTGGACATACGTCGTCTCCAGGCGGATGTGGAGCACATCTGCGGAGGCAAACCTGAGCCCGCCGTGCTGACCGACCAGCCTGTGGCCGTGATCAAGTGGGTGGACGGCACGGTCCTCGACACCGTGTGGCAACCTCGCGTCGATCCCGACCCTCACAGTTGA